A stretch of DNA from Triticum dicoccoides isolate Atlit2015 ecotype Zavitan chromosome 2A, WEW_v2.0, whole genome shotgun sequence:
GCTCAGCTTCTGCAGCAAGGTGGAGCAACCTTACAGTGCAAAGATGAAGAAGGGGCAATTCCTCTTCATGGTGCTTGTGCTTGGGGGTATGCATTATTTATTTGCATTGAGCTTATACTTCCttgtcccaagaagaagaaggcttcatgtCCCAAGAAGTAGAATACGTACAGACAGAGACAGGAACCCATCGGGATGGACGATCAAGAAACCGAAGTCTGGGCCCTGTTAACTATGAAGCAAGTCGAGGCCAGCATACCTATGACAAAACTGATGGGCCTGTCGGAGCGAACCCCTGGTTGAAATTTGTCAAAAGACTGGGCGGTAAACTGAGTGGTAGTCTTAGTATCTTAATACACAACTTGCCTACTATGGGAATTGTGTTCATGTTGTTATGGGACTATGGAGTTATGATCTAAAAAATTTATGGAGTTAAGATCTAAAAAAGAACTATGGAGTTGTGTGCAAAGAAAAGACATAATGTTTCTCAAATTGCCCTTTGCATCTCTATGTTTTGCACTTTATCAAAGGCACAATTAGTTGAGCTCTCAAGCCAAGTTTTTCCAGCATGATTTCACTTATGGTGCCTTGCGAGAATTTTGAAGAAGGAAATATTTCGCCTATGACAACCTAGGACTTACTAGCTTGGAGTCCGTTGTTTACCATGGTAGGGTGATGTCCTATTTTTTCTAAGTAGATATAGTTATGTTTTGATATCAAGAAACTGGATGAAAATTAATTGTGAAATAGCACAACTAATTTAATGGTGCAATCTAAAGAAGAACAATTGAACAATTGTTTTTTCTAGCAAGCAATTCGGCAACAACAGTCAACAGATGCCAAGGTTCAGTTCATCAAGGAGAGAACTACTCCTACAATGTCCATTGATACAACACCCTGGCCTGCCAAACAAAACACATGGTGCAGCCAGCTGCTAATACAGAGATGATTGTGGCCCTCTCGACAACCAAGACAAAGAAGGTGCAAAAAAAAAGCCAAGAACAGGCAGATAAAGTGAGCGCTAAGCTTATTTTCTGTGTGAGTTGGTTTATGTTTCGATCCTTCCTATATTTGTTGTATGAGTATGAAGTTTAATACGATGTGATGTGCTACCCTCCTCCCCCTCAACACACACACTTTCTTTAGAGACGAAGGGATCATTTGCATTCCATTTATACTCACATGCTTACTATATTGATATAAGCCTCTAATTCAGCTCGTGATCCAAACAGGTAAAGACATTCATCTTCTCTATGCTTTACAAATGAACAAAAATATTTCTAGCAGCTACTAATCTAGCAGAGCACCTAAGCCTTCTTGTTATTCTTAAAGCCCATGAATTTTACCTACTCAGTAACAAGTCTTGCTTCCTGCATTCCTTGGTATCACGAGGATATTACAGAGAGATACCAAAGGATTTGGTGAAGCTAGAGAGGAGAGTGCCGCCAAAGAAGGTCTCGAGTGTTTTTCTCAGCAGAGTCCTGAAGTCTCTTATCAACGAATAATGGACCGTCTCATCTTATGGGTCATGAATCAACACTATTAGCAGTAATTCAACTAGTGTGCAAAGATAGTGCAGCTATACCCTTTACCTATCAACAGATTCTCCTTTTGCAGATACAAACCTAGCAGCCGTGAAGTGCTTAACACAGGTGAGAGCCTAAGCTTTCTTAAATGCACAAATTACAGAGCCAACTCTGCCTACTTTGTCCTAAACTCTAGTTCATGGTCAAGAACCACCCTACAAGCAATAATATGACAATCTAACCATCTAAATAATACTCTCTccgtcacaaatataagatgttttggatatttcgttATGGACTACATAAGGGCTGAAATGAGTGAACACACTAAATTGCCGTATCAGAAAAAAGTTAAAACATCTTAtaatggtgaacggagggagtagtattttatcCCCCTCAATTCCGCAGCAGGATGTCAGGGCCTAAAAACTAGGCAACGTTATCGATCCATCCTTGATCTAACAACTGAACCGAATGGGAGAACAGCGGGAGGGAATCCTTACGAGGCCCATGAGCTTCTTGATGGCCTTGGAGTCGGTGGCGACGAGGTAGGTGAGGGTAACGGGGACGGCGACGTACACCCCGAACTTGGCGATCTCGAGGATCCCCTTGGACGTCCCCAATGACGACATGGCCGTGGCCTCCTCCCTCTCTCACTTCCCTTCCCTCTTTCCAATCTCAGGAATCTCTCGAGCGGTGGCAATGGCGACGACACGCACACAGTAGATAGGGGCGTTCCTTGCTCTCGTTTTGGGGGAGATTTCTGCGCTTAATTAAGGGGTTTCCGAAGGGGCCTTTTGCAAAATTTCAGAGCACCTCGGGGTTTTTTCTTTGGATTTTTTTAGGGATTCAGAGCACCTCACATGACCACAGAGGAAGCTTGTGACGTGTTTGGTATCCTGCATTAGGTTCAACCAGATCTGCATGATATAGTTTTGACTCGTTTGGTTGCTTGCCTTGCACCTAAATCTTGGCCAGCATGATGTTTAAAGCACCTCCGGGTCTGGCTGGGTAGGAACGCTCGAATCGGACGTTTTTTCACAGCCAGGCCCGAGCGATGCAACTCGACGCACGTGGATGTCGAAGGTTGCACGCTAGGAGTCACGCTTGAGATGTCGCGTTGCTTCCTGAAGCGCCCTCATAACTC
This window harbors:
- the LOC119355500 gene encoding uncharacterized protein LOC119355500, with translation MSSLGTSKGILEIAKFGVYVAVPVTLTYLVATDSKAIKKLMGLRPYVVYPPEGPRPPPPEELRERAREIARSRRQE